From Mercenaria mercenaria strain notata chromosome 17, MADL_Memer_1, whole genome shotgun sequence, the proteins below share one genomic window:
- the LOC123536806 gene encoding rho family-interacting cell polarization regulator 2-like isoform X5: protein MWSFNWDICEANEYQLRSLPRGGELKVLRRSGTQVNGSHGDIRQPDFPSMTRKESPQQNGSRDYIFQRTVHDINRGRPKSAIIVTRSQSFNGMANQQAVMGGRRESPQGVVLGESFRHHRGSPAVQPPRAAPGSRGAVGFSFKKSPKVPKVPRPNRALLMFQSVKRGIREFIEATKEDINQLQHRETDLTSTAQGRLHEADKQIKSAERYLKRLEFHLAKLDELHEFYLLQQQLREGVRTMHRAYVTSPGNQSHSLSNVKYGYKECTQTMCNIEAQLEAMMGTFNCKLKGMAGFARLCPGDVFEVTVRHGTQKWKTKGRIEKTGNQKWDVPEFNFKAVVGDIFNIKGLEVRAFKSVLLGQKSCETKDLFSANPQLMTVSINVNGSLKLSIVITWNPLDGVDESFAFLETPQKSQGTPRRRPVSVIALNGQYDEDAGGDRRHSNPLTIQQTKDDNFILRSNPPSPHVNHVTSYHGLDSPHVSARLSEHLPDAYRQAGPLYSQTNHHSQAGFHSSPALQAFGENDSDKQLPHPPTQNSAFSNTLPSVLGHLHFPSVSPHAVTSGKDEEEHSVLNIEDVLHTLTSSLEDYHGQYTELQKLEDLIKFAQKLIRKQFRSSSRSSSISVSIESALEAFDFLDTEEAFEEPKSPTDNVKPSFDDMLCSPESTAKTGDSGIESLAQRLSEDTQLGSSLGSSPVPPSTGNEEVDQCLMYHLTYCERLLENLGAFGPLKCREIYALDKLQKQCTIVESLLKLAKAGPHVDLHSVMSGICEDKSLREFWVKCTDQNTLYIHPDRLLNMLEQKYSSVIAERHMIDPVKVCQHVITRVLDIPDYEAERGRSWFVLTLHQFMLYFNEEGGLKYLEDVAQEMKLVEKLTSGNPDIVIKAILTLRDTLPSSPCLKVIGMLLVTMDREVEQCTLSYLNLIQKKKDDREKALITFVEGLEDRTPEIRSGACAALTILEATESIDQLVYLWQSDSSPMVQKCAKDALLKLGDEGRKAFEDAQLSKHGFQGLQVHK, encoded by the exons aTTTTCCTTCAATGACAAGGAAAGAGTCGCCACAACAAAATGGTAGTCGTGACTACATATTCCAACGCACAGTTCATGACATTAATAGGGGGCGCCCTAAGTCGGCCATTATCGTAACACGGAGCCAGTCTTTTAACGGCATGGCTAATCAACAAGCTGTGATGGGCGGGAGAAGAGAAAGCCCACAGGGAGTGGTGCTGGGCGAGTCTTTCCGGCACCACAGGGGATCTCCAGCAGTACAACCACCAAGGGCTGCTCCAGGCAGTAGAGGCGCTGTTGGTTTCAGTTTTAAGAAATCTCCTAAGGTGCCAAAAGTTCCACGACCCAACAGAGCTCTTCTAATGTTCCAGAGTGTGAAAAGGGGGATCAG AGAATTCATCGAGGCCACAAAAGAAGACATAAACCAGTTACAACACAGAGAGACAGACCTAACTTCTACAGCACAG GGAAGACTTCATGAGGCAGACAAG caaataaagtCAGCAGAAAGATACCTGAAAAGATTAGAGTTTCATCTTGCCAAG TTGGATGAACTTCATGAGTTTTACCTGCTGCAACAACAACTACGAGAAG GAGTGAGAACAATGCATAGAGCATATGTAACATCACCCGGGAACCAGAGTCACTCACTGTCCAATGTGAAGTATGGGTACAAAGAATGTACACAGACGATGTGTAACATAGAGGCCCAGTTAGAGGCCATGATGGGAACGTTTAATTGTAAATTAAAAG GTATGGCAGGATTTGCTAGACTGTGTCCCGGTGATGTCTTTGAGGTCACAGTCAGACATGGTACCCAGAAATGGAAAACCAAAGGTAGAATAGAAAAGACTGGGAACCAGAAATGGGATGTTCCAGAATTCAACTTCAAAGCAGTTGTCGgagatatatttaatattaag GGTTTGGAAGTTCGAGCCTTCAAGTCGGTATTACTGGGTCAGAAGAGTTGTGAAACGAAGGACTTGTTTTCAGCAAATCCTCAACTGATGACTGTCAGTATCAATGTgaacggatcgctcaaacttagTATAGTCATTACCTGGAA TCCACTAGATGGAGTAGACGAAAGCTTTGCATTCTTGGAGACTCCACAAAAGTCACAAGGTACACCACGCAGACGACCAGTGTCAGTAATAGCGCTCAACGGGCAATAT GATGAAGATGCAGGTGGAGACAGACGACATTCAAATCCACTCACTATACAACAAACGAAGGACGACAATTTTATTCTGCGTTCAAACCCGCCATCTCCTCATGTGAATCATGTTACATCATATCATGGACTTGACAGCCCGCACGTTAGCGCGCGTCTTAGTGAACACCTGCCTGACGCATATAGGCAGGCTGGTCCTCTGTATTCACAAACGAACCACCATAGTCAGGCTGGTTTTCACTCTAGTCCGGCTCTACAAGCCTTTGGAGAAAATGACTCTGATAAacaattaccccacccacctactCAAAATAGTGCATTCTCAAACACTTTACCCTCAGTGTTGGGACATTTACATTTCCCGAGTGTTTCGCCGCACGCTGTTACGAGCGGGAAAGATGAGGAGGAACATTCTGTGTTAAATATTGAGGACGTGTTACACACACTGACTTCCTCATTAGAAGACTACCACGGCCAGTATACGGAGTTACAGAAACTTGaggatttaatcaaatttgcacaaaagTTAATCAGG AAACAGTTTCGCAGTAGTTCACGGTCTTCCAGTATCAGTGTATCTATAGAGAGTGCGCTAGAAGCTTTCGATTTCCTCGACACAGAAGAAGCTTTCGAGGAACCAAAGTCACCGACTGA CAATGTGAAGCCTAGTTTTGACGATATGTTATGCAGCCCAGAGTCAACGGCCAAGACAGGAGACTCCGGCATCGAGAGCCTGGCTCAGCGGCTTAGTGAGGATACACAGCTAGGATCGAGCCTAGGTTCAAGCCCAGTGCCGCCATCCACGGGGAATGAAGAGGTTGATCAATGCCTCATGTACCATCTAACTTATTGTGAACGTCTGCTAGAG AATCTTGGTGCTTTTGGACCATTGAAATGTCGGGAGATTTATGCACTGGATAAGTTGCAGAAACAGTGTACGAtagttgaaagtttgttaaaactGGCAAAGGCAGGACCACATGTAGATTTGCATTCTG TGATGTCTGGTATATGTGAGGATAAGTCGCTGAGAGAATTCTGGGTAAAATGTACTGACCAAAACACACTATATATACACCCAGATAGACTACTCAACATGTTGGAACAAAAATATTCTTCTGTGATAGCTGAAAGGCATATGATTGACCCAGTGAAAG TATGTCAACATGTGATTACACGTGTACTGGATATTCCGGATTACGAAGCAGAGAGAGGTCGGAGTTGGTTTGTGTTGACGTTACATCAGTTTATGTTGTACTTTAATGAAGAAGGAGGACTTAAATATTTAGAGGATGTGGCGCAAGAAA tgaaattaGTAGAAAAGCTGACCAGCGGTAATCCAGACATTGTGATAAAAGCCATTCTTACATTACGTGACACCTTGCCCTCATCACCTTGCCTCAAGGTCATTGGAATGTTGCTCGTTACCATGGACAGAGAAGTGGaacaatgtacat TGTCATATTTGAATTTGATCCAGAAGAAGAAGGATGACAGAGAGAAAGCTCTTATAACATTTGTAGAGGGCCTGGAGGATAGAACACCTGAGATACGAAGTGGAGCCTGTGCTGCACTTACCATTCTAGAG gcGACCGAGAGTATAGATCAGTTGGTGTACCTATGGCAGTCAGATTCCTCACCTATGGTACAGAAGTGTGCTAAAGATGCTCTCCTTAAACTTG GAGATGAAGGTAGAAAAGCTTTCGAGGATGCACAACTATCGAAACACGGTTTCCAGGGGTTACAGGTGCACAAGTGA
- the LOC123536806 gene encoding rho family-interacting cell polarization regulator 2-like isoform X4 has protein sequence MYQKPKFFKGLRRSVTFNIGQSRSQSGQSRPLAGHGRPLSPIVTSKVRGGELKVLRRSGTQVNGSHGDIRQPDFPSMTRKESPQQNGSRDYIFQRTVHDINRGRPKSAIIVTRSQSFNGMANQQAVMGGRRESPQGVVLGESFRHHRGSPAVQPPRAAPGSRGAVGFSFKKSPKVPKVPRPNRALLMFQSVKRGIREFIEATKEDINQLQHRETDLTSTAQGRLHEADKQIKSAERYLKRLEFHLAKLDELHEFYLLQQQLREGVRTMHRAYVTSPGNQSHSLSNVKYGYKECTQTMCNIEAQLEAMMGTFNCKLKGMAGFARLCPGDVFEVTVRHGTQKWKTKGRIEKTGNQKWDVPEFNFKAVVGDIFNIKGLEVRAFKSVLLGQKSCETKDLFSANPQLMTVSINVNGSLKLSIVITWNPLDGVDESFAFLETPQKSQGTPRRRPVSVIALNGQYDEDAGGDRRHSNPLTIQQTKDDNFILRSNPPSPHVNHVTSYHGLDSPHVSARLSEHLPDAYRQAGPLYSQTNHHSQAGFHSSPALQAFGENDSDKQLPHPPTQNSAFSNTLPSVLGHLHFPSVSPHAVTSGKDEEEHSVLNIEDVLHTLTSSLEDYHGQYTELQKLEDLIKFAQKLIRKQFRSSSRSSSISVSIESALEAFDFLDTEEAFEEPKSPTDNVKPSFDDMLCSPESTAKTGDSGIESLAQRLSEDTQLGSSLGSSPVPPSTGNEEVDQCLMYHLTYCERLLENLGAFGPLKCREIYALDKLQKQCTIVESLLKLAKAGPHVDLHSVMSGICEDKSLREFWVKCTDQNTLYIHPDRLLNMLEQKYSSVIAERHMIDPVKVCQHVITRVLDIPDYEAERGRSWFVLTLHQFMLYFNEEGGLKYLEDVAQEMKLVEKLTSGNPDIVIKAILTLRDTLPSSPCLKVIGMLLVTMDREVEQCTLSYLNLIQKKKDDREKALITFVEGLEDRTPEIRSGACAALTILEATESIDQLVYLWQSDSSPMVQKCAKDALLKLGDEGRKAFEDAQLSKHGFQGLQVHK, from the exons aTTTTCCTTCAATGACAAGGAAAGAGTCGCCACAACAAAATGGTAGTCGTGACTACATATTCCAACGCACAGTTCATGACATTAATAGGGGGCGCCCTAAGTCGGCCATTATCGTAACACGGAGCCAGTCTTTTAACGGCATGGCTAATCAACAAGCTGTGATGGGCGGGAGAAGAGAAAGCCCACAGGGAGTGGTGCTGGGCGAGTCTTTCCGGCACCACAGGGGATCTCCAGCAGTACAACCACCAAGGGCTGCTCCAGGCAGTAGAGGCGCTGTTGGTTTCAGTTTTAAGAAATCTCCTAAGGTGCCAAAAGTTCCACGACCCAACAGAGCTCTTCTAATGTTCCAGAGTGTGAAAAGGGGGATCAG AGAATTCATCGAGGCCACAAAAGAAGACATAAACCAGTTACAACACAGAGAGACAGACCTAACTTCTACAGCACAG GGAAGACTTCATGAGGCAGACAAG caaataaagtCAGCAGAAAGATACCTGAAAAGATTAGAGTTTCATCTTGCCAAG TTGGATGAACTTCATGAGTTTTACCTGCTGCAACAACAACTACGAGAAG GAGTGAGAACAATGCATAGAGCATATGTAACATCACCCGGGAACCAGAGTCACTCACTGTCCAATGTGAAGTATGGGTACAAAGAATGTACACAGACGATGTGTAACATAGAGGCCCAGTTAGAGGCCATGATGGGAACGTTTAATTGTAAATTAAAAG GTATGGCAGGATTTGCTAGACTGTGTCCCGGTGATGTCTTTGAGGTCACAGTCAGACATGGTACCCAGAAATGGAAAACCAAAGGTAGAATAGAAAAGACTGGGAACCAGAAATGGGATGTTCCAGAATTCAACTTCAAAGCAGTTGTCGgagatatatttaatattaag GGTTTGGAAGTTCGAGCCTTCAAGTCGGTATTACTGGGTCAGAAGAGTTGTGAAACGAAGGACTTGTTTTCAGCAAATCCTCAACTGATGACTGTCAGTATCAATGTgaacggatcgctcaaacttagTATAGTCATTACCTGGAA TCCACTAGATGGAGTAGACGAAAGCTTTGCATTCTTGGAGACTCCACAAAAGTCACAAGGTACACCACGCAGACGACCAGTGTCAGTAATAGCGCTCAACGGGCAATAT GATGAAGATGCAGGTGGAGACAGACGACATTCAAATCCACTCACTATACAACAAACGAAGGACGACAATTTTATTCTGCGTTCAAACCCGCCATCTCCTCATGTGAATCATGTTACATCATATCATGGACTTGACAGCCCGCACGTTAGCGCGCGTCTTAGTGAACACCTGCCTGACGCATATAGGCAGGCTGGTCCTCTGTATTCACAAACGAACCACCATAGTCAGGCTGGTTTTCACTCTAGTCCGGCTCTACAAGCCTTTGGAGAAAATGACTCTGATAAacaattaccccacccacctactCAAAATAGTGCATTCTCAAACACTTTACCCTCAGTGTTGGGACATTTACATTTCCCGAGTGTTTCGCCGCACGCTGTTACGAGCGGGAAAGATGAGGAGGAACATTCTGTGTTAAATATTGAGGACGTGTTACACACACTGACTTCCTCATTAGAAGACTACCACGGCCAGTATACGGAGTTACAGAAACTTGaggatttaatcaaatttgcacaaaagTTAATCAGG AAACAGTTTCGCAGTAGTTCACGGTCTTCCAGTATCAGTGTATCTATAGAGAGTGCGCTAGAAGCTTTCGATTTCCTCGACACAGAAGAAGCTTTCGAGGAACCAAAGTCACCGACTGA CAATGTGAAGCCTAGTTTTGACGATATGTTATGCAGCCCAGAGTCAACGGCCAAGACAGGAGACTCCGGCATCGAGAGCCTGGCTCAGCGGCTTAGTGAGGATACACAGCTAGGATCGAGCCTAGGTTCAAGCCCAGTGCCGCCATCCACGGGGAATGAAGAGGTTGATCAATGCCTCATGTACCATCTAACTTATTGTGAACGTCTGCTAGAG AATCTTGGTGCTTTTGGACCATTGAAATGTCGGGAGATTTATGCACTGGATAAGTTGCAGAAACAGTGTACGAtagttgaaagtttgttaaaactGGCAAAGGCAGGACCACATGTAGATTTGCATTCTG TGATGTCTGGTATATGTGAGGATAAGTCGCTGAGAGAATTCTGGGTAAAATGTACTGACCAAAACACACTATATATACACCCAGATAGACTACTCAACATGTTGGAACAAAAATATTCTTCTGTGATAGCTGAAAGGCATATGATTGACCCAGTGAAAG TATGTCAACATGTGATTACACGTGTACTGGATATTCCGGATTACGAAGCAGAGAGAGGTCGGAGTTGGTTTGTGTTGACGTTACATCAGTTTATGTTGTACTTTAATGAAGAAGGAGGACTTAAATATTTAGAGGATGTGGCGCAAGAAA tgaaattaGTAGAAAAGCTGACCAGCGGTAATCCAGACATTGTGATAAAAGCCATTCTTACATTACGTGACACCTTGCCCTCATCACCTTGCCTCAAGGTCATTGGAATGTTGCTCGTTACCATGGACAGAGAAGTGGaacaatgtacat TGTCATATTTGAATTTGATCCAGAAGAAGAAGGATGACAGAGAGAAAGCTCTTATAACATTTGTAGAGGGCCTGGAGGATAGAACACCTGAGATACGAAGTGGAGCCTGTGCTGCACTTACCATTCTAGAG gcGACCGAGAGTATAGATCAGTTGGTGTACCTATGGCAGTCAGATTCCTCACCTATGGTACAGAAGTGTGCTAAAGATGCTCTCCTTAAACTTG GAGATGAAGGTAGAAAAGCTTTCGAGGATGCACAACTATCGAAACACGGTTTCCAGGGGTTACAGGTGCACAAGTGA
- the LOC123536806 gene encoding rho family-interacting cell polarization regulator 2-like isoform X6, producing the protein MKTITTGPRFLYLPGGKGKFLHIYRSKQIPYGEDFRHFPSMTRKESPQQNGSRDYIFQRTVHDINRGRPKSAIIVTRSQSFNGMANQQAVMGGRRESPQGVVLGESFRHHRGSPAVQPPRAAPGSRGAVGFSFKKSPKVPKVPRPNRALLMFQSVKRGIREFIEATKEDINQLQHRETDLTSTAQGRLHEADKQIKSAERYLKRLEFHLAKLDELHEFYLLQQQLREGVRTMHRAYVTSPGNQSHSLSNVKYGYKECTQTMCNIEAQLEAMMGTFNCKLKGMAGFARLCPGDVFEVTVRHGTQKWKTKGRIEKTGNQKWDVPEFNFKAVVGDIFNIKGLEVRAFKSVLLGQKSCETKDLFSANPQLMTVSINVNGSLKLSIVITWNPLDGVDESFAFLETPQKSQGTPRRRPVSVIALNGQYDEDAGGDRRHSNPLTIQQTKDDNFILRSNPPSPHVNHVTSYHGLDSPHVSARLSEHLPDAYRQAGPLYSQTNHHSQAGFHSSPALQAFGENDSDKQLPHPPTQNSAFSNTLPSVLGHLHFPSVSPHAVTSGKDEEEHSVLNIEDVLHTLTSSLEDYHGQYTELQKLEDLIKFAQKLIRKQFRSSSRSSSISVSIESALEAFDFLDTEEAFEEPKSPTDNVKPSFDDMLCSPESTAKTGDSGIESLAQRLSEDTQLGSSLGSSPVPPSTGNEEVDQCLMYHLTYCERLLENLGAFGPLKCREIYALDKLQKQCTIVESLLKLAKAGPHVDLHSVMSGICEDKSLREFWVKCTDQNTLYIHPDRLLNMLEQKYSSVIAERHMIDPVKVCQHVITRVLDIPDYEAERGRSWFVLTLHQFMLYFNEEGGLKYLEDVAQEMKLVEKLTSGNPDIVIKAILTLRDTLPSSPCLKVIGMLLVTMDREVEQCTLSYLNLIQKKKDDREKALITFVEGLEDRTPEIRSGACAALTILEATESIDQLVYLWQSDSSPMVQKCAKDALLKLGDEGRKAFEDAQLSKHGFQGLQVHK; encoded by the exons aTTTTCCTTCAATGACAAGGAAAGAGTCGCCACAACAAAATGGTAGTCGTGACTACATATTCCAACGCACAGTTCATGACATTAATAGGGGGCGCCCTAAGTCGGCCATTATCGTAACACGGAGCCAGTCTTTTAACGGCATGGCTAATCAACAAGCTGTGATGGGCGGGAGAAGAGAAAGCCCACAGGGAGTGGTGCTGGGCGAGTCTTTCCGGCACCACAGGGGATCTCCAGCAGTACAACCACCAAGGGCTGCTCCAGGCAGTAGAGGCGCTGTTGGTTTCAGTTTTAAGAAATCTCCTAAGGTGCCAAAAGTTCCACGACCCAACAGAGCTCTTCTAATGTTCCAGAGTGTGAAAAGGGGGATCAG AGAATTCATCGAGGCCACAAAAGAAGACATAAACCAGTTACAACACAGAGAGACAGACCTAACTTCTACAGCACAG GGAAGACTTCATGAGGCAGACAAG caaataaagtCAGCAGAAAGATACCTGAAAAGATTAGAGTTTCATCTTGCCAAG TTGGATGAACTTCATGAGTTTTACCTGCTGCAACAACAACTACGAGAAG GAGTGAGAACAATGCATAGAGCATATGTAACATCACCCGGGAACCAGAGTCACTCACTGTCCAATGTGAAGTATGGGTACAAAGAATGTACACAGACGATGTGTAACATAGAGGCCCAGTTAGAGGCCATGATGGGAACGTTTAATTGTAAATTAAAAG GTATGGCAGGATTTGCTAGACTGTGTCCCGGTGATGTCTTTGAGGTCACAGTCAGACATGGTACCCAGAAATGGAAAACCAAAGGTAGAATAGAAAAGACTGGGAACCAGAAATGGGATGTTCCAGAATTCAACTTCAAAGCAGTTGTCGgagatatatttaatattaag GGTTTGGAAGTTCGAGCCTTCAAGTCGGTATTACTGGGTCAGAAGAGTTGTGAAACGAAGGACTTGTTTTCAGCAAATCCTCAACTGATGACTGTCAGTATCAATGTgaacggatcgctcaaacttagTATAGTCATTACCTGGAA TCCACTAGATGGAGTAGACGAAAGCTTTGCATTCTTGGAGACTCCACAAAAGTCACAAGGTACACCACGCAGACGACCAGTGTCAGTAATAGCGCTCAACGGGCAATAT GATGAAGATGCAGGTGGAGACAGACGACATTCAAATCCACTCACTATACAACAAACGAAGGACGACAATTTTATTCTGCGTTCAAACCCGCCATCTCCTCATGTGAATCATGTTACATCATATCATGGACTTGACAGCCCGCACGTTAGCGCGCGTCTTAGTGAACACCTGCCTGACGCATATAGGCAGGCTGGTCCTCTGTATTCACAAACGAACCACCATAGTCAGGCTGGTTTTCACTCTAGTCCGGCTCTACAAGCCTTTGGAGAAAATGACTCTGATAAacaattaccccacccacctactCAAAATAGTGCATTCTCAAACACTTTACCCTCAGTGTTGGGACATTTACATTTCCCGAGTGTTTCGCCGCACGCTGTTACGAGCGGGAAAGATGAGGAGGAACATTCTGTGTTAAATATTGAGGACGTGTTACACACACTGACTTCCTCATTAGAAGACTACCACGGCCAGTATACGGAGTTACAGAAACTTGaggatttaatcaaatttgcacaaaagTTAATCAGG AAACAGTTTCGCAGTAGTTCACGGTCTTCCAGTATCAGTGTATCTATAGAGAGTGCGCTAGAAGCTTTCGATTTCCTCGACACAGAAGAAGCTTTCGAGGAACCAAAGTCACCGACTGA CAATGTGAAGCCTAGTTTTGACGATATGTTATGCAGCCCAGAGTCAACGGCCAAGACAGGAGACTCCGGCATCGAGAGCCTGGCTCAGCGGCTTAGTGAGGATACACAGCTAGGATCGAGCCTAGGTTCAAGCCCAGTGCCGCCATCCACGGGGAATGAAGAGGTTGATCAATGCCTCATGTACCATCTAACTTATTGTGAACGTCTGCTAGAG AATCTTGGTGCTTTTGGACCATTGAAATGTCGGGAGATTTATGCACTGGATAAGTTGCAGAAACAGTGTACGAtagttgaaagtttgttaaaactGGCAAAGGCAGGACCACATGTAGATTTGCATTCTG TGATGTCTGGTATATGTGAGGATAAGTCGCTGAGAGAATTCTGGGTAAAATGTACTGACCAAAACACACTATATATACACCCAGATAGACTACTCAACATGTTGGAACAAAAATATTCTTCTGTGATAGCTGAAAGGCATATGATTGACCCAGTGAAAG TATGTCAACATGTGATTACACGTGTACTGGATATTCCGGATTACGAAGCAGAGAGAGGTCGGAGTTGGTTTGTGTTGACGTTACATCAGTTTATGTTGTACTTTAATGAAGAAGGAGGACTTAAATATTTAGAGGATGTGGCGCAAGAAA tgaaattaGTAGAAAAGCTGACCAGCGGTAATCCAGACATTGTGATAAAAGCCATTCTTACATTACGTGACACCTTGCCCTCATCACCTTGCCTCAAGGTCATTGGAATGTTGCTCGTTACCATGGACAGAGAAGTGGaacaatgtacat TGTCATATTTGAATTTGATCCAGAAGAAGAAGGATGACAGAGAGAAAGCTCTTATAACATTTGTAGAGGGCCTGGAGGATAGAACACCTGAGATACGAAGTGGAGCCTGTGCTGCACTTACCATTCTAGAG gcGACCGAGAGTATAGATCAGTTGGTGTACCTATGGCAGTCAGATTCCTCACCTATGGTACAGAAGTGTGCTAAAGATGCTCTCCTTAAACTTG GAGATGAAGGTAGAAAAGCTTTCGAGGATGCACAACTATCGAAACACGGTTTCCAGGGGTTACAGGTGCACAAGTGA